One window of Catonella massiliensis genomic DNA carries:
- the purD gene encoding phosphoribosylamine--glycine ligase, protein MNVLIVGSGGREHAIACKVAESKRADKIYAAPGNAGIAEVAECVDISVMDFPKLIEFAKEKNIDFVIVGPDDPLVAGAVDEFEKAGFKTFGPRANAAIIEGSKAFSKDLMKKYNIPTAGYEVFTSADKAIEYLKKADYPIVLKADGLALGKGVLICTTGEEAIEGVKTIMEDKKFGSAGNTLVIEDFMTGPEVSVLCFCDGETIKPMTSAMDHKRAKDGDEGLNTGGMGNISPSPFYTKEVEDFCVKNIYEPTMAAMKSEGRPFKGVLFVGLMLTPGGVKVLEYNARFGDPETQVVLPRMKSDILDIMEACVEGRLDKAELVFDDNAAVCVVLASEGYPLDYEKGKEVTIKEGFGKDGLYLYHAGTKLQNGKIVTAGGRVFGVTATGKDLKEARDRAYKATELVEFENKYMRTDIGKKAIEG, encoded by the coding sequence ATGAATGTACTAATAGTCGGAAGTGGTGGACGCGAACACGCCATAGCCTGTAAGGTAGCCGAAAGCAAGAGAGCAGATAAAATCTACGCTGCGCCAGGCAATGCAGGCATAGCTGAAGTGGCTGAGTGTGTGGATATTTCAGTGATGGATTTCCCTAAACTAATCGAATTTGCCAAAGAAAAAAATATAGACTTTGTCATAGTGGGTCCTGACGATCCGCTTGTGGCTGGTGCAGTAGATGAATTCGAAAAGGCAGGCTTTAAGACATTTGGACCTCGTGCAAATGCGGCTATTATTGAAGGCTCTAAAGCATTTTCCAAGGACTTGATGAAAAAATACAACATTCCTACAGCAGGCTATGAGGTATTTACTTCTGCGGATAAAGCAATAGAATACCTTAAAAAGGCTGACTATCCTATAGTCCTTAAGGCAGACGGCCTAGCCCTTGGTAAGGGTGTGCTTATATGTACAACGGGAGAAGAAGCCATAGAAGGCGTGAAGACCATAATGGAAGACAAGAAGTTTGGTAGTGCGGGAAACACCTTAGTTATAGAAGACTTTATGACCGGACCTGAGGTATCTGTACTTTGCTTCTGTGACGGAGAGACCATCAAGCCTATGACTTCTGCCATGGATCACAAGAGGGCAAAGGACGGAGATGAGGGCTTAAATACAGGTGGAATGGGCAATATTTCTCCAAGTCCTTTTTATACCAAAGAAGTTGAAGACTTCTGTGTGAAAAACATATACGAGCCTACAATGGCGGCTATGAAAAGTGAGGGCAGGCCTTTTAAGGGAGTTCTTTTTGTAGGACTTATGCTTACCCCGGGTGGAGTTAAGGTACTTGAATACAATGCAAGATTTGGAGATCCTGAGACACAGGTAGTTCTTCCAAGGATGAAGTCAGATATCCTTGATATAATGGAGGCCTGTGTAGAGGGAAGGCTTGATAAAGCAGAGCTTGTCTTTGATGACAATGCTGCAGTCTGTGTAGTGCTTGCATCTGAGGGCTATCCTCTAGACTATGAAAAGGGTAAAGAAGTAACCATCAAAGAAGGCTTTGGTAAAGATGGACTCTATCTCTACCACGCAGGTACAAAGCTTCAAAATGGCAAGATTGTTACTGCAGGCGGCAGGGTTTTTGGAGTGACAGCTACAGGAAAAGACCTAAAAGAAGCAAGAGACAGGGCGTATAAGGCTACTGAACTTGTGGAATTTGAGAATAAATATATGCGTACTGATATAGGTAAAAAAGCTATAGAGGGATAA
- the purN gene encoding phosphoribosylglycinamide formyltransferase — protein sequence MKKAAVLVSGGGTNLQAIIDAKASGLIRNAEISLVISNNPSAYALTRAKNAGIKASCISPSEFDSREAFNKALTDALIEAEVDLVVLAGFLVIIPREMVEKFRNRIINVHPSLIPSFCGTGCYGLKVHEKALSRGVKITGATVHFVDEGTDTGPIILQKAVEVKDGDTAETLQKRVMEEAEWKILPEAIELVASGQVKVVDGKTVRV from the coding sequence ATGAAAAAAGCAGCGGTTTTAGTATCGGGTGGAGGAACCAATCTTCAAGCTATAATAGATGCCAAGGCTTCGGGGCTTATTAGAAATGCAGAGATTTCCCTTGTTATCAGCAACAATCCTTCTGCTTATGCGCTTACCAGGGCAAAAAACGCAGGAATAAAAGCAAGCTGCATATCTCCGTCTGAGTTTGACAGCAGGGAGGCTTTTAATAAGGCTCTTACAGATGCGCTTATAGAGGCGGAGGTAGATTTGGTTGTACTTGCAGGCTTCCTTGTTATCATCCCCCGCGAAATGGTAGAAAAGTTTAGAAATAGGATAATAAATGTACATCCCTCTCTTATTCCATCATTTTGTGGAACGGGCTGCTATGGGCTAAAGGTACACGAAAAGGCCCTCTCGCGCGGAGTAAAGATAACGGGGGCCACAGTGCATTTTGTAGATGAGGGAACAGATACAGGACCTATTATTCTTCAAAAGGCTGTGGAAGTAAAAGATGGTGATACAGCAGAAACCTTGCAAAAAAGGGTAATGGAAGAGGCTGAGTGGAAGATACTCCCGGAAGCCATTGAACTTGTAGCAAGCGGACAGGTAAAGGTCGTAGACGGCAAGACAGTGAGAGTGTAA
- the purM gene encoding phosphoribosylformylglycinamidine cyclo-ligase, translating into MDYKTSGVDIEAGYKSVELMKKYVAETMRGEVLGGIGGFSGAFSLKAIKDMEDPILLSGTDGVGTKIKLAFELDKHDTIGIDCVAMCVNDVVCAGGEPLFFLDYIACGKNEPEKIASIVKGVAKGCKLSGAALVGGETAEHPGLMPEDEYDLAGFAVGVCDKKDLIDGKDLKEGDVIIGIASSGVHSNGFSLVRSVFKMEKESLCTYYDELGKTLGEALLEPTIIYVKALKEVKEAGVKIKACSHITGGGFYENVPRMLKEGTHAVIRKDSYEVPAIFKMLAKEGNVDEQVMYNTFNMGVGMMVVVDKNDVDKTISAIARAGEKAFVIGEIKEGEKGVTLV; encoded by the coding sequence ATGGATTACAAAACTTCGGGAGTAGATATAGAAGCGGGCTACAAGTCAGTTGAGCTTATGAAAAAATATGTGGCTGAGACTATGAGAGGTGAGGTGCTTGGTGGAATTGGAGGCTTTTCAGGAGCATTTTCACTTAAAGCGATTAAAGATATGGAAGACCCTATACTTCTTTCGGGCACGGATGGAGTAGGAACCAAGATTAAGCTCGCCTTTGAGCTTGATAAACACGATACTATCGGCATTGACTGTGTGGCAATGTGCGTAAATGACGTGGTTTGTGCAGGTGGAGAGCCTCTTTTTTTCCTTGACTATATAGCCTGTGGGAAAAATGAACCTGAAAAAATAGCATCTATAGTAAAGGGAGTAGCTAAGGGCTGTAAGCTCTCGGGTGCAGCCCTTGTAGGAGGTGAAACTGCAGAGCATCCTGGGCTTATGCCGGAGGATGAGTATGACCTTGCAGGCTTTGCCGTAGGCGTATGTGACAAAAAAGACCTTATAGACGGGAAAGACCTAAAAGAGGGAGATGTGATTATAGGAATCGCCTCCTCAGGAGTCCACAGCAACGGCTTTTCACTTGTTAGAAGTGTATTTAAGATGGAAAAGGAAAGCCTTTGTACATACTATGATGAGCTTGGAAAAACACTTGGAGAAGCGCTGCTTGAGCCAACTATTATATACGTTAAAGCATTAAAAGAAGTAAAAGAAGCAGGAGTTAAGATTAAGGCCTGCAGCCATATTACAGGTGGCGGCTTCTATGAGAATGTTCCACGTATGCTTAAGGAAGGAACTCATGCTGTTATCCGTAAGGATTCTTACGAGGTGCCTGCTATATTTAAGATGCTTGCCAAAGAAGGCAATGTAGATGAGCAGGTTATGTACAATACCTTCAATATGGGTGTCGGCATGATGGTAGTAGTAGATAAAAACGATGTAGATAAGACAATATCAGCCATAGCTAGGGCAGGCGAAAAGGCCTTTGTAATTGGTGAAATCAAAGAGGGAGAAAAGGGCGTAACCCTTGTATAA